From bacterium:
ATCAACAATATATTTCGCCGCGATTTCGTTTCTACTCGCTAAGCAAAGAATCCGCTCATAGTCTGAAGTTGAAAACGCTTTATCGGGTATTTCATTGCCGTATTTATCGAGGGTTCCTTCCGGAAACCTTAATCCCTTTGCATCCACATTCATAACAACACGCTTTACACGATATGGCGCTAAGAAACCGTCTACAATTCCTTGTTTGAGTGAGTAAGTATAAATCGGTTCGCCAAAATATTTGTAAGTGTCGATATTATCGGTGTGTCGGGGTGTAGCGGTCATACCGATTTGTGTTGCAGGTTGGAAATACTCCAGTATTTCGCGCCATGTGCTGTCTTCTCGTGCGCTCCCTCTGTGACATTCATCCACAATTATTAGGTCGAAGAAATCCCTATCGAATTGGCTATAGAGGCCTACTTTATCTTCCCTATCTGCTAAGGCTTGGTAAATCCCGAAATATATCTCTCTTCCTTTGACCGCTTCTCCTGATATTTTATGAACAGCATTCCCGAAAACTGGGTCGAAGTAATCTTTTCTCGGTTCATCCACTAAGATGTTCCTATCGGCAAGATACAATATTTTCGGATGCAGGTCTTTTCCTCTGAGATTCCATTTCTGGTCCCAAGCTTTCCAAATTATCTGCATAGCGGTGAACGTCTTTCCTGTCCCCGTCGCCATCGTTAATAGCGCTTTTTTCCTTCCTTTGAAGATAGCTTCACAAGCTCGGTTAATAGCGACCTGCTGGTAATATCGAGGTTTCTTTGGTTTACCGTCCCAATCAAGCAACTGTCGATTATTCGGATAAAGAATTTTCTCGGATTCTTTATCGCTTATCTCCCTGTAGGCTGAATACCTTTTCCATAGGTTTTCCGGTGTCGGTATCCTGTCGATTTCGCTTTGTTTTCCTGTCGTGTAATCAAACTCAACAATACCGTTTCCGTTTGTCGAATAAGCGAATTTTACATCGAGCATTTCCGCGTATTCTTTGGCTTGGCTTAGTCCATCGGAGGGTTTCTTATAAAAGGCTTTCGCCTCGATAACGGCGATTGGATAGTCGGGGGTATGTAGGAGAATGTAGTCGGGTTTCTTGCCCTTCATACGGATATGCTTATTCCCAACGACTTGAATTTTGCCACTCGTAATATAATGCTGTTCCGCGATATGGTCGTCATCCCATCCGTTGGAATAAAGCACCGGCAAAACATATTTTCGGCAAGTATCCGCTTCTGTATCTCTTGAGAATTCTATCACAACCATCTCCTCTTTTATTTCTAAACACAATATATAGTCTCGCAATTTCGTAAATACAAGGATTATTCTACCCGAAATTTAACCAGCCGTGGTCGGCAATGCCGACAGATGTCTTGCTCAACGCACCTTCCTCAACATGGCTTTTGATGTAAGCGGGAGGGTCTAAGACCCTCCCCTACAGATTTACGCTATATTTAACCAGCCATGGCGTTTGCCCGGCACAAACGGTTTGCGGACGAGGGCGAGGGATTTGTCCTCGAACTTGAACATCGTTGTGATGTCGCCGAAAATCTTTTCGCGGTAGGCGCGGGAACGCGCGGCGGCGAGTATCCGGTTGCGTGAAATGTTCACTTTTACCGTTACGTCAGCCGAAGGGGGGTCGAGCAATAATAATCGGGTGTTGTTTGATGCGGAGTCGCGCTCCAAACTCACGGCCGTGCAGCATCGCACGCGAACGATGCCGGAGGTTGGCACGATCTGCGTCGTTTGGTATTTTCCATCGGAAGCCTGCGAATTTGCGGAGCTTCGGCCCGTTGTCGTGCCCTTCGCCTCGAAAATGCCGAAACTGCCGTCGGGGAATGTGCATACGAAATCCGGTCTCGAAAGGCCGAGCGCTTCGACCTCGTTTTGGTCGAGGGCATCCGCCGTGTCGCACCATGCTTCGCAGTGGAAGATCTCCTCCATTGCCCACGCGCAGAATCCCATGCCGAACTCGTCGGAGAGATTCGCTTTTTTGTGCGGGTCGATTTCGGAGAACGACAGGCGCAGATTTTCACCCTCGCTGAAACAGAAGCCGTATTTCCAGAATGGATAGAGCGACATGAGATCTAGCGGCCCCGCACTCTCGACGGCGCATGCCTCGCCGATTGTGCGGCAGAGGTGCATAGGCAAAACGGGCTTTGTGTATTCGCCCTGATAAATCGACCATTCCGGCCATTCGCACCCCTCGATGATTATCGCATGGTTATCGTTCAGGTTTTGGAACATGCTTTCGAACGCGGCGAATTCGAGCGCAGAGAGTTCGATAACTACTTGATCGTTGACGATTTTGATATTCATGAAAGCCTCTTGCAGATATGATGAAACAAGCCGGTTTGAATTTGTAATGCTCTTCAAAATCCTATATTTCAATTTTATCTTAAACAATGTAAAACGAGTTGTCGGGATTCGCAACGGAAAAAGCTGAGAGTTGAGAGTTGGTAAGGGAGAATTGAGAGAGGAAAGTGTAATGAAGCGGAGCTTCCAAGACAATGGTATTACGTAGCTGAAGCTACGTAACGAGAAGAAAGGTAGTTTTCGGCGGCGTAAAGAGATATTATGATTTCGCGTTTCGGTCGCAATGACATACCCTAAAAGCGGCGGGTAATATTACCCAAGTTCGCGTAAGTCGTTGTGGTTCTGAGGCTCCTCAACATGGTTCGCGGTCTCCTCAGTTTGATGTATGCTCTCCTCAACATGGTTTTGACCTCCTCAAGATGAAGCGCGGCTTCCTCAACATGGTTCGCCGATTCCTCAACTTGGTTTTCGGGGTAATCGGGAGGTTTTTTTTCAAAACCTCCCGATAGAATAGGCTATTTCGCGATATGTATAGTCCCCTTACAGAGAACTTTGCCATCTCTAATAATGACATATACATACACCCCTTTTGGAAGCGGATTATTCGATGAATCCATGCCATTCCAATTCGAGATGTCCTCGAGAGTGACTACCGGTCTTCCCTTGACATCGTATATCTCTACAGTCGCTTGCTCGATGGCCTGCCCCGGATAGGCGAATTTTACCTCGTCGTTAATCAGATCGCCATTGGGAGAGAATGGATTAGGTGTCGCCCTGCAATCTGCTGATCCTATGGTTAGATTCTCGCAGGCAGTATTATTAGCTTCGTTCGACTCGATAACATCATCATCAGCATCAAGAATAAGACAAAGCGGCACATCGCCGTTGGCAAACGCCGCGCCTAGGCTGGAAATCGGGATGATCTCGTGAATTGTATCTCCCGGCTCGATATTGTTATACTCGATACGGTTTATAACCGAAGCACCAGCGGTAATCTCGACAAAAACAACCGGCAAAGTGTCCACACCATCATAAAAACCCACGCCTTCGAAAACGAAGGAATCCCCCTCGACAATCGACGAGGGAACAAGGGAGACATGGTCGGTAGAAGTCCAAAGATCGGGCAGAACCTCGACATGATATTCCCAGCAACTATCGAGGATATTTGGATCGCAAAGATCGGGCGAGTCAAATATCGAATCGAGACAAACTAAAACCGTCTCCCCCGGATCGAACGACGATTCGGGAATTAGATAGAGTTCTTCGCCATCCCATGTGAGATATCCGTCGCCGGGCATATATTCATAGCCGTTAACCCAAAGCGTGAGCGATGCCACATCAATACCTGAGCCGGAATCCGCTATCGAGATCGAGAATGTCGTTCCTGCGCCGATTGCGCCATAGGGAATCGGCGCTATCGAAGCGACTACCGGCGTAGCATAATCGATGAAATATGTCACACAACTATAGTCATCGGCGGGATTGCCGAGAAGATCGGATGCGGTCGCGCAAACGGTGACGGTGTCGCCATCGAATGGCCCGGAAGACGGCATGTATATCAGGCTGTCGTTGCGGAAAATCCATTCAGCCGAAACTATGCCATTAACTGTAAGATCGATGCTCGATGTATCGATGCCATCCGGATCGACGAGCGAGAAAATCGCTCCTTGCGATGCACATGCGCTCCAGAGTGAGTCTTCAGGTGGTTCGATAACCGCAATAACCGGCCCGCCAGCGGAAATATAAAATTCCCAGCAGATCGAATCGGAGTTCGCCCCGCAATAGAGCGCTAAATCCGCAGCATAAACGCAAACCGCTACTGTATCGCCACCGAGCCACACCATTCCGCTGTCTGCGGGGTCGAAACGAAGAGTGTCACCGATAAGAGTGGGATCGACACCCATTCCATTAATGAACATGGCTATCGAATCGAGATCGAGTCCGGCGATCTCGTCCCAGAGGCGAAGCGAAATTATCGGTGATAACGTCGCCAGACCTCCCGTCGGAACCATTTCAGCAAAGACCGGCGGCTCAAGATCGACGATGAAATTCACGCAAACCGTATCGTCGATATGGACTCCGAAGGTATCGGAGGCATCGACGAGACAGAGATCAACCGTATCGCCGTTGTTCCATGCGATAATTGGTGTGAAGAACAGCGTATCGCCGGAAAACATAAGCTCCGAGCTGTGAGTCGTGAAATCTGCAGTGTCGTTCAATACGACGTGAATATCCGAGCGAACGACATCGCCTACGAACAGCCATGCCGCGTTCTGAAGCGAACAGCTCGTCACCGCGCCGTCCTCGGGGATAATCACATCAGCATAAATATCGCTGATTATGATATAGAACTCACAGCAAATAATTGTGTCGTTGTCGCCGGTGCAGTAGTCCGCAGAATCGGCAGTATAGACACAATATGAGACAGTATCGCCGTCGTGCCAAACCGTATCGAGCATCGAGACAGTGATCGTCATCGTGTCCGAAGTGAAATAGATGGTGTCATCAGCGAAACCGACCCACGAAGCTCCCCAATAAACCCCCGCTGTATCGTCTTCGAGAGTGATAACCACGCTTGACGATTCGTCGTGAACCTCTGTGAAACAATCGGGGCTCAAGAAATAAACCTCCGGCGGCGTATAGTCGATGTAGAAATCGACGCAGATAGGGCCGTAAAGGACGTTATCCGAAACATCATAAATAGAATCTAGACACACCAAATGCGAACCCTCCGTCCAATCTGTGGGAGGTGTATATACCAAGGTATCCGGGGTGGGAATCTCCACCGACGCATCGAGTATGGAATAGACCGTGCCGTCAATAGATAACCAAATCCTGGTTGTGTCGATGCCAGTTTCAGCATCAAATATGCTCCAGATAACCTGCTGGAATTCGCACGCCGAGATCGCGCCATCGAATGGGTAAATGACATCGGCGCTCGGCGGCAATGTGTCTTCGAGAATGACCGTCCAGCTCGTGTCCAGGCGATTCGGATCGCAGTAATCGATAATGTCCCATAGTGTCAGCTCGATGAGAATCGTATCCCCGATGGCGAAGCTGTCGGGATAGAGCGTCATGTCGAAGAAGATCGTATCGCCGATCAAATAACTATACGGCGAATCCGGGCCGCCGTCGATGCCGTCGATGGTCAACGCGAATGTATCATACTCCACTCCTCCAATAACATCGACCGGCAAAATCGCGAAAAGCGGATTTCGGGTTCCGGTCGATGGATACGGCGACGTGAACTCGACGAACGGCGGCGAAATATCGATTATCATGCTGTCGCCGGAGGGATATGGCAGCGAATCGCCGCTTTCATCTATCAATCGAGTAATATAAAACGGAACGACCTCGCCATCAGCGAAGCAAATTATCTCAGATAAATTCCAGATGAGCGAATCCATCGCAGCGGAGGTGTAATACGCGCCATCCGCCGAAGAGTATTCGATGCCGCCAACCTCGACTCGCGTGCAGGAATCTACCAGCGGGAAAGTCGATTCGAGATTCCAAAAAATTATCGGACACTCACACGACGAGATGATTCGCCCGTCACCGTCGATATCCTCCGGCAGAATAACGCTCGCGGAAATATTGCTCAATATAACCTCGATATCGAAACAAGAAATCGTGTAATTCGGGCCGCAATAATCCGCGCAATCGTCGTGGGCAAATGCACATATCGAGAGTGTATCGCCGGTAGCGAGGCTGGACAGCTCAAACGACAAAGCGCCATAGATGGTAGTATCGTGAGTGCCGCTTCGGAGGACGATAACAGAATCCATAGTCGCCGTCGTGCATATCGAATCGTGTGTTGTGAGCGAAATAGTCGCTATCGGTGTTGTGATCACCGGCGGCGATGTGATCGAGATAACCGGCCCGTCGCGGTCGATGACAAATCCACCCGGCACCGAATCGATAATATCCGTGCCGATAGTGTCGCTCAGGGAAACCAGCGCCACGCTCGCTCTATCGACCGAATCCCAACATGCAAAGAACGATGCGTCTATCGTCAGGCTGTCGAAATCCTCCGAAAAATCCATCCAGACCGGGTCGTATGGATAAGCAGTTCCCTCGACGCGAACAACCGTCGATTCCGGCTCGATCCCGAAGGACGATATTATCCCGAACACTACCTCCTGGCATGGACACGCGGTGATAGTATCGCCATCGCCGTTAATATCGATCGGAGCGAGCCAGCTCGCCGATAAACTACCGATGAGAATCTCGAAATCGATGCATGCATCGGGAAATTCGTTACGGCAGTAATCCGGTGAGTCGGAAACTGCGGAAGTAACGCATATCTCCACGATGCTATCCAGCGGGAGGGTATCCGAACCGGCGAAGAAGAACGTGTCGCCGACCCAATTCCATTCCGGGCCGAAAGGATAATCCAAGCCGCCGAAAGAAATTACATAACTCAGCGAATCGTGCGCGATGGAGAGCAGCGAATCGTCGAAGACCATGAAAGCCTCGCCGCTCAGCCCGGCGACGATAGACGAGCCGTCGACCGGATAGCTCGAAACGAGCACCGGCGGCTCGTAATCGGCAATGAAACTCCCGGAAAGCGGCATCCCAAGTTCCACTCCAAGTAAATCATTTGCCGCAATTAGGGTAAAATCTATTGTATCGCCGTGGCTCCAGCACGGCGCAGCCGGCGTGAAGGTCAGGATCGAATCGCCGTCCCATGAAAGCTCTGTCGAGGTTAAATCATAGACCGTCCCCTCGACCTCGAGTTGTATTGACATCGTATCGATGCCATCCTCGTCGAAGATTCCGATAAGGATGGGCTGGCAATCGCAGGCGCTCGTGGCGATTCCGTCGGAATCGAGATCGACCGGCTCGATAATCCACGCTGTCGGACCACCGGATAAAATAATATAAACCCACCAGCAGGTATCCGGCGCGGTATTTGGCGGACAATAATCATAATCGGGATGATCGGTTATGGCCGTAACGCATATTCGGATGCTGTCGCCGTTTTCGACCGTGGGCAATGAAACCAAACTTCCCCAAGGATAAGTCGTCGAAGAAACTACGGTATCGGCACGCCAAAGCTCGATAAGCGCCATAGAACCGAATAGCGGACATATCGAGTCAAACACATCGGCTGAAATGATGAAGCTCACGGGATAATCCTCGAAAACCGTGTCCGGTGACGGGGAAAAACCGCCGAGCACAACCGGTGGGTCGGCATCGACGATGAACCAGCAGCTAACGATGTCGTCGAGCGGACAACCGGCCTCGTTGTATGCGCCGATGAGAGTGACCGTTACTGTGTCCCAGCTATCGAAGGCCATCATCAGACCATCCGGAATGAAGCTGAGTTCGGAGGTTGCGCTGTCCCAACTTAAAAAACCGCTCGCGACTGTTAGAACTGTATCTACCGGCCCTGAAGGCCCATCGACCTGAAGTCTTACCCGGAATGTCGTATCGTCGATGTCGAAACCTGTTGTGTCTGTTATGATCCATGTAACACCTTGATCGGTGCAGGAAGTGATATAGCCGCACGAGTCGGGATAAACGACTTGCGCGAAAGGCCCGGCGGTGCAGTAGAAAACATCGAAAGACCAACAGGTATCGCCGTAATTCGGATCGCAATAGTCCGCGCAATCGTCCCTGAAAAAGGCGCAGGCGGTAACCGTATCAAAGCTCGCAAGACCGGAGATGGACGCTATCGATGTGCCATAGAAAACCGTATCGATTCCCGAAAGCGGGGCGATAACCCGAATACTGTCATACACCGCGTCGGAACAGATAGAATCGACAGCGATAATAGAAATATCCGTGAACTCATCGGAAACAGTGGCCTCCATAAGAGGCCATAAAGAACTCGCCACCGGCGGCGAGAGGTCTATCACTACATCGCCGCAAATCGGAAGGCCGATATGCGCGCCGGTAATATCCCAAACCGAAATCAAGCATAAAACGCAACTATCGCCATCCTCCCAAAGCTCGTCGCCCAATGGATCCCATGTCAGCGTATCGCCAATTAAAGTAAGATGTGGGTCCGGCCAACTATATTCAACTCCGCAAATCTCGACGGAAACAGACTCCGGGACAATATCAAAATCGTGAACGAGGAGCCACTGAACAATCTGATCTTCGCAAGATGAGATAACGCGAAAATCCGAATTCAAATCTATCGGCTCGATCAACATCGCCGTGATACTTCCCGCGATAATCTCGAATACACAGGTATCCTGCCCCCAATTACAAAACGAATCCCGGACGGCGACAATTAGAGTGCATGACTCGCAATCCGTGAGTGGGATGGTCAAGTCCAACAGGGTATCCGAAACAACAAAACTCTCGTCTATTCCGCAAGAATCCGAGAAAATATGCACGGAACATGGATCGCCGCGATAAAACCAATCCTCGATGTGCCATGAGATATGGACGCCGGCGCCCGCGAGAACGGAATCTCCCGGACATGAAATCGAAACTCGCGGCGCACGCGAATCGAGACAACCGAGAGCCACAAAGGTCGAAGCTATCGAGTCGCCATCGGCAACGAATTGGAAATTACATCCCTCATATCCCGGTAGATCATCGGAAAGAAGCCATTCGAAGCAATGAACACCCGTGTCAGACACCACACCGACATCACCGGCCTCGCCGGAAAGAGTCGCAAGCGGCACACCCCATGTGCTTCCGCCATCGGAGGAAGCCGCAATATCGATATCCAACAGCGGTTCGCAATTTGAATTAAGATGATAGCAAAGCTCGACAACATTCTGAAGGTCACAATTTGTTTCTTCTGTGAACCAAGCCGTATCTATCCATGCCGAACATGGATCTTCTATATAAAATGTCCAGCAAGAATCGAGGACATTCGGCGGGCAGGTGCAATACAGGGTATCAAAAATCATGTCTATCGCGTGGACGCAGACCTCGATGGTATCGCCCGGCGAGAAATTGCTGGGGATAGTCGGTGTGGCAGGATAATCTGTAGTATCCAAACCGTTCACTATGACCGATGTAACGACGCTATCCGTCCAAACGCCGGCACCATCGTCATCGAGTGTAAAAAC
This genomic window contains:
- a CDS encoding DEAD/DEAH box helicase family protein, whose amino-acid sequence is MIEFSRDTEADTCRKYVLPVLYSNGWDDDHIAEQHYITSGKIQVVGNKHIRMKGKKPDYILLHTPDYPIAVIEAKAFYKKPSDGLSQAKEYAEMLDVKFAYSTNGNGIVEFDYTTGKQSEIDRIPTPENLWKRYSAYREISDKESEKILYPNNRQLLDWDGKPKKPRYYQQVAINRACEAIFKGRKKALLTMATGTGKTFTAMQIIWKAWDQKWNLRGKDLHPKILYLADRNILVDEPRKDYFDPVFGNAVHKISGEAVKGREIYFGIYQALADREDKVGLYSQFDRDFFDLIIVDECHRGSAREDSTWREILEYFQPATQIGMTATPRHTDNIDTYKYFGEPIYTYSLKQGIVDGFLAPYRVKRVVMNVDAKGLRFPEGTLDKYGNEIPDKAFSTSDYERILCLASRNEIAAKYIVDYLNEAGIYDNKTIIFCVDQEHAEKIRDRIREIIPDVLIDNPDFCERVTSDEGNIGLNHLGNFKDVEKNSPGILTSSQMLTTGVDMPTVKNVILFAKIESLVTFKQIIGRGTRIREDKDKLWFTIIDFTGATELFAEPKFDGPSEHLQIEIINDDGEIEDVWA
- a CDS encoding gliding motility-associated C-terminal domain-containing protein, coding for MSKALRIAIIVFMITLTAYSAIECGFVVDLSPPYIVSGSEYPPADTVMADTLFNIVFTLDDDGAGVWTDSVVTSVIVNGLDTTDYPATPTIPSNFSPGDTIEVCVHAIDMIFDTLYCTCPPNVLDSCWTFYIEDPCSAWIDTAWFTEETNCDLQNVVELCYHLNSNCEPLLDIDIAASSDGGSTWGVPLATLSGEAGDVGVVSDTGVHCFEWLLSDDLPGYEGCNFQFVADGDSIASTFVALGCLDSRAPRVSISCPGDSVLAGAGVHISWHIEDWFYRGDPCSVHIFSDSCGIDESFVVSDTLLDLTIPLTDCESCTLIVAVRDSFCNWGQDTCVFEIIAGSITAMLIEPIDLNSDFRVISSCEDQIVQWLLVHDFDIVPESVSVEICGVEYSWPDPHLTLIGDTLTWDPLGDELWEDGDSCVLCLISVWDITGAHIGLPICGDVVIDLSPPVASSLWPLMEATVSDEFTDISIIAVDSICSDAVYDSIRVIAPLSGIDTVFYGTSIASISGLASFDTVTACAFFRDDCADYCDPNYGDTCWSFDVFYCTAGPFAQVVYPDSCGYITSCTDQGVTWIITDTTGFDIDDTTFRVRLQVDGPSGPVDTVLTVASGFLSWDSATSELSFIPDGLMMAFDSWDTVTVTLIGAYNEAGCPLDDIVSCWFIVDADPPVVLGGFSPSPDTVFEDYPVSFIISADVFDSICPLFGSMALIELWRADTVVSSTTYPWGSLVSLPTVENGDSIRICVTAITDHPDYDYCPPNTAPDTCWWVYIILSGGPTAWIIEPVDLDSDGIATSACDCQPILIGIFDEDGIDTMSIQLEVEGTVYDLTSTELSWDGDSILTFTPAAPCWSHGDTIDFTLIAANDLLGVELGMPLSGSFIADYEPPVLVSSYPVDGSSIVAGLSGEAFMVFDDSLLSIAHDSLSYVISFGGLDYPFGPEWNWVGDTFFFAGSDTLPLDSIVEICVTSAVSDSPDYCRNEFPDACIDFEILIGSLSASWLAPIDINGDGDTITACPCQEVVFGIISSFGIEPESTVVRVEGTAYPYDPVWMDFSEDFDSLTIDASFFACWDSVDRASVALVSLSDTIGTDIIDSVPGGFVIDRDGPVISITSPPVITTPIATISLTTHDSICTTATMDSVIVLRSGTHDTTIYGALSFELSSLATGDTLSICAFAHDDCADYCGPNYTISCFDIEVILSNISASVILPEDIDGDGRIISSCECPIIFWNLESTFPLVDSCTRVEVGGIEYSSADGAYYTSAAMDSLIWNLSEIICFADGEVVPFYITRLIDESGDSLPYPSGDSMIIDISPPFVEFTSPYPSTGTRNPLFAILPVDVIGGVEYDTFALTIDGIDGGPDSPYSYLIGDTIFFDMTLYPDSFAIGDTILIELTLWDIIDYCDPNRLDTSWTVILEDTLPPSADVIYPFDGAISACEFQQVIWSIFDAETGIDTTRIWLSIDGTVYSILDASVEIPTPDTLVYTPPTDWTEGSHLVCLDSIYDVSDNVLYGPICVDFYIDYTPPEVYFLSPDCFTEVHDESSSVVITLEDDTAGVYWGASWVGFADDTIYFTSDTMTITVSMLDTVWHDGDTVSYCVYTADSADYCTGDNDTIICCEFYIIISDIYADVIIPEDGAVTSCSLQNAAWLFVGDVVRSDIHVVLNDTADFTTHSSELMFSGDTLFFTPIIAWNNGDTVDLCLVDASDTFGVHIDDTVCVNFIVDLEPPVFAEMVPTGGLATLSPIISLRLWDEIAGLDLDSIAMFINGMGVDPTLIGDTLRFDPADSGMVWLGGDTVAVCVYAADLALYCGANSDSICWEFYISAGGPVIAVIEPPEDSLWSACASQGAIFSLVDPDGIDTSSIDLTVNGIVSAEWIFRNDSLIYMPSSGPFDGDTVTVCATASDLLGNPADDYSCVTYFIDYATPVVASIAPIPYGAIGAGTTFSISIADSGSGIDVASLTLWVNGYEYMPGDGYLTWDGEELYLIPESSFDPGETVLVCLDSIFDSPDLCDPNILDSCWEYHVEVLPDLWTSTDHVSLVPSSIVEGDSFVFEGVGFYDGVDTLPVVFVEITAGASVINRIEYNNIEPGDTIHEIIPISSLGAAFANGDVPLCLILDADDDVIESNEANNTACENLTIGSADCRATPNPFSPNGDLINDEVKFAYPGQAIEQATVEIYDVKGRPVVTLEDISNWNGMDSSNNPLPKGVYVYVIIRDGKVLCKGTIHIAK